GATGTTCTGGAGAAAATTATATCAGCAGGTTAGTTGAAGCGTTTGAAATAAAACACGAGGACATCATAGAATTATAAAATTGGATGTAGACAGACACTTTAATTTGTGTGCTGAACGGGATTGGTGTACTTGGTTAGAGCTAACAGGGAGTTTCAGTTTCAGTTTCAGCGACCACATGAAAACGATTTAGAAAACATAACTTGTGAGAGACGGTTTGGAAGGAGACGTCAAataacaagattttttttttctgaatttttgcATATTCTGTTTCGAATATGAAGGATGGACTAGAATAAATATGATAGCTGCTAAGTCATAACACACACAGCCGCAGCAGACCCATTTGGTCGTATTGTGATcctaggaaaagaaaaatacaaagatTCTAGcagaaatttgaaaaaggatgTTTGTCTTGATTGTCCCTCTGATCAGTAGCTGTAATGAGCAGGCTTGTATGGACCCTCAACAGGGACACTGATGTAATCAGTCTGATCTTTGGTGAGCTTGGTGAGCTTATCTCCTAGCTGGCCAAGGTGGAGGGCAGCAACTTTCTCATCAAGCTGTTTGGACAAAACATAAACCTTCGTTTTCGTACTTGCCAGTACCCTTCTCCTTCCACAGCTCAAGCTGAGCGATGACCTGATTGGTGAAGGAGCAGGGGTGGCCCGTCGCACACCCCAAGTTCATCAGACGACCCTCAGCCAACACAATGATGCGTGTCCCGGTCTCAGGGAAAACCCATCTGTCGGTTTGAGGCTTAATACTGATGCGCTTCACACCAGGGTAGTTCTCAAGTGCCCAATGTTGCACACGATCGCGttgttcttcattttttcttcatgtCGGCTTCAGAGACAACATCCTCCAGGGTGAGAACCTGAAGACCCTCCATCATACCTTCCAGCAGAGCAACGCCATTATCGATTAACGATgttcttcctcttgttcttgGATCGATGTTCTTTAAATACCCTCCTTTTCACCAAGCCCATTCCTTTCCTTCCGGATCAATCCCTCACTCTCACATTCCCAATTTAACTAGgaatcatttcattttattcattttcatattaatcctatacattttaaacaatttaatatttatcgtCGCTtagtaattttcaattttattattcaaataaaatataaagtaattttgaaTTCCAAGTGATAACGCGGTCTGGGAGTAAATGTGAAGGAAACAGTGCAGCTAGAAGCGCGAATGAGCGTGGGGTTGGTAAAAGAAGGAAATGACCATGCCACCCTCACCAACTCTCTTTGGACAATCTCACAGCAAGTTAAGCCACCAACTACACTAGAATCCATGGGAGATCAGAGAAATAATTTTCAGTAGTGATGCATAAACTTCCAAATTCCAGTAAAATTGAAAGCTTTCCTTGTATTCAAAGAAAATTGAAGCTTGTGGGGCTCACATAGATGGTGTGACAAAAAGAAAGGGTGTGAGGGGTAGAATGGTAAATGAAGATATGAGGAGTGGCTTTATTTAAAGGGAGACGGGATGAGATGAGAGTGTACACTTCTGCACTTCTTGCTATCTTGGTTCTTCGTTTCGGTGTCTTGAGAAGCATAGCCAAAGGATGGAAGCAGTGAGTGCCTGGGGTAACACGCCGTTGGCGACGGTGGATCCAGAAATCCACGATCTCATTGAGAAGGAGAAGCGTCGCCAGTGTCGGGGAATAGAGCTTATAGCGTCGGAGAACTTCACTTCCTTCGCTGTCATAGAGGCGCTGGGGAGTGCCCTTACCAACAAGTACTCCGAGGGTATGCCTGGCAACCGCTACTACGGTGGCAACGAGTTCATCGATCAGATTGAGAACCTGTGCCGTTCTCGCGCCCTCGAGGCCTTCCATCTCGATCCCTCCCGATGGGGCGTCAACGTCCAACCCTACTCCGGTTCTCCGGCCAACTTTGCCGCCTACACTGCCGTGCTCCAGCCCCACGACCGCATCATGGGTTTGGATCTCCCCTCCGGCGGCCACCTCACCCACGGCTACTACACCTCCGGTGGGAAGAAGATCTCTGCCACCTCCATTTACTTTGAGAGTTTGCCTTACAAGGTGAATTCCACCACCGGATTCATCGACTACGATAGGTTGGAGGAGAAAGCCTTGGATTTCCGGCCCAAGCTGATCATCTGTGGTGGCAGTGCCTACCCCAGGGACTGGGACTATGCCAGGTTCAGACAGGTAGCCGACAAGTGCGGTGCTCTCTTGCTTTGTGACATGGCTCACATCAGTGGTCTTGTTGCTGCTCAGGTAAACACTATATCAGATCTGTGTTTTTCTTCAAATGTTTTCCAGAAATCCGTTTTGGGTTGGTTTGTGAAATGAATGATGATGCAGGAAGCTAACAATCCATTCGAGTACTGTGACATTGTGACCACGACGACCCACAAGAGCTTGAGGGGTCCTAGGGCCGGTATGATCTTCTACCGGAAGGGACCTAAACCGCCGAAGAAAGGGCAAGCCGAGAATGCAGTGTACGATTTTGAAGACAAAATAAACTTTGCGGTGTTCCCTTCCCTCCAGGGTGGTCCTCACAATCACCAGATTGGGGCACTTGCGGTTGCATTGAAACAGGCTGTGAGCCCAGGATTCAAGGCATACGCGAAGCAGGTTAAGGCAAATGCAGTTGCACTTGGTAATTATTTGCTGAGCAAGGGATACAGTCTTGTCACCGGAGGAACTGAGAACCACCTTGTCTTGTGGGATCTCCGTCCTCTTGGCCTAACTGGTAAGCTTCTACTCATACTAAATACATTAACCATAACACCTCACTTCAGTTTCTTGATGCATTTCCCACACACTTCTCCCAGGCAACAAGGTAGAGAAACTTTGTGACCTCTGCAACATTACTGTCAATAAAAATGCTGTCTTTGGTGATAGCAGCGCATTGGCTCCTGGAGGAGTACGAATTGGTAACACCTTCTCTTCCAAACTTTTGAATCTAATGCGTTTAGAGTGTAAGGCGAACTAGATTCATAGAATAGAGACTTCGTGCATGCCTTTTATACTGAAGCCAAAATTGAAATCCCTGTTTATGTAATGTTACTGCCAAACCAATTATcattgttatttatataatgtGATCTGAGTCATTCTGTGTGTTCTTATGACAGATTAGCAGAATTCATAATTTTGCATGAGTACTTGACAGGAGTTTGTGATCTGTTTACAGGTGCCCCAGCCATGACTTCTAGGGGGTTGGTTGAGAAGGACTTTGAACAGATCGGAGAGTTCCTTCACCGTGCAGTGGTTCTAACGCTGGAGATCCAGAAGGAGTATGGCAAGCTTTTGAAGGATTTCAACAAGGGCCTGGTGAACAATAAGGCTATCGAAGATCTCAAAGTTGATGTTGAGAAATTTTCAGCCTCCTTCGATATGCCTGGTTTCCTAGTATCTGAGTTGAAGTACAAGGACTAGCTAGCTTCAAAATGCATCTCTTCATCATAAATCTTTTCTTTTCGGTGTCATGTACACAGCTTGTTGGTTTTTAAGTTCATTCctctgtttctgtttttattatatCTATACCTTATCATTGTCATTCCTGCAGCTGCAGCAGCAGCATGAGAATCATTCTGGCAAATTCatgttttggaaaataaattctattttgGGACTCACATTTGCCATCTATTCTTTTTAACAGAAGTAGGTTCTTTCACATATTACTTCTGACAATACTCCACAAACAATCTTCCACCATTTTAATAAACATGTTTCCATTTAAAATATGGAATAAGATATCGTAAACATTATTGATTAATAGCAAAATATCGTAAACATAATGTAGAATCAacaaatttatgtttatatttttagaaaagaaaaacttaaaaagaaatgttattttgaaatatgaagTAATATTTTACCTTTTCAAAAACATTATGGCAATATTATCCCTAAAACCTACTTCAAccatttctaatatattttttaaaacaaatcaaatttacGGTGGAccatcatgaaaaaaaaaaaaatttaagtaacaAAATGTGCAACAACGTGTATATATGGTGTCCTAAAATAAATACACATGTCGGCATTCATTATTCTTTTTGTCGGTgctataattttgttttaggaattcttatatgattaaaaattaatgatgTGATTATTTTTGAGAAAGTGTTtcttaataaaatgattatttattatatttttattattttgggtAAACTGatcacttaaattaaattactttccagaaatcattttttaacaaacaccgtattgattatatttttaatcttctaGTAACAATTCTTGGTTATGTTGTTATATGATCTTGATGACAAATTGCTTGGATCCATTATGGAGTACGTGCATCTTGGGTTGAATTTCAAAATAGTTTATTGATTTAGCGATTCTCACCATCTTCCAGTATCATGTGATTTGTTGTctgtgaattaaaaaaaaatcatatttaacttcgaaaaattaaataaagagaagtaaaaaaaaaagctacaatatttaaaatgattttatttaacaatAGAAATTACACGTATTTTAGCCTTGGTTTTGTGGAACATGGTTTTATGGAGCATGGTTGGTAAAATGTCACTCTTGAAACCAAAGCACCCTTTCTCCCTTACAGGTTTTGTAACAGCGGCAGCCATATCCAGCACCACCATTTCTCACCGTTTTCGGTGTCTTGAAATCGCAGCTCCTTCATTCTCTCCCAAACCTAAACATCCACAACACTTGctctctcttcttctcaaaCATCCTTCTCAACCCCAAATTCTGCAACTAGTTCACTGTTACATTATCACTTCTGGCCTCTTTCACTACCCTTTTCACCACACCTCCTCTTGTTTACTCCTCTTGAACAACGTCATCCGCTGTTACTCCCGTGGCCGGCCCTTCACCCCACTTAGCTCTTCACTTCTTTAGGTACACCCAACACTCTCTCACTTTCTTCAATACCCTTCCCTTGACACCTTTTCTTTTGCCTTTCTTTCCCACGCTTCTGCCAATCCAAACTGCACCCGCTTTGGGACTCAACTTCACGCCCTCGTTTTCAAGGTTGGGTTTCAGTTTCATATGTATGTGCAAACTGGGCTGTTGCAAATGTACTCAAGTTGGGGTCTTTTAGTTGAAGCCGCACAAGTGTTCTATCAAATGCCACGAAGAAGCTTAGTGACTTGGAATGTTTTTATCACTGGTTTGATTAGATGGGGTGAGGTTGAACTTGCACTTTCTGTGTTTAATCAGATGCCTTCTCGGAGTGTAGTTTCATGGACCCTTGTTATTGATGGATACACACGCAGGAATCAGCCCGTGAAAGCTTTAACTTTATTCAGGGAAATGATCCAAGTTGATGGTATAGAACCTACTCAAGTTACTCTTTTGACCGTTTTTCCTGGTATTGCAAACATTGGGTGTATTGAGATATGTCAATCAGCTCATGGATATGCAGAGAAGAGAGGGTTCAATTCCTCTGACATACGCATTACCAATGCATTAATTGATTTGTATGCAAAGTGTGGATGTATAGCAAGT
This sequence is a window from Vigna angularis cultivar LongXiaoDou No.4 chromosome 2, ASM1680809v1, whole genome shotgun sequence. Protein-coding genes within it:
- the LOC108319054 gene encoding serine hydroxymethyltransferase 4, with product MEAVSAWGNTPLATVDPEIHDLIEKEKRRQCRGIELIASENFTSFAVIEALGSALTNKYSEGMPGNRYYGGNEFIDQIENLCRSRALEAFHLDPSRWGVNVQPYSGSPANFAAYTAVLQPHDRIMGLDLPSGGHLTHGYYTSGGKKISATSIYFESLPYKVNSTTGFIDYDRLEEKALDFRPKLIICGGSAYPRDWDYARFRQVADKCGALLLCDMAHISGLVAAQEANNPFEYCDIVTTTTHKSLRGPRAGMIFYRKGPKPPKKGQAENAVYDFEDKINFAVFPSLQGGPHNHQIGALAVALKQAVSPGFKAYAKQVKANAVALGNYLLSKGYSLVTGGTENHLVLWDLRPLGLTGNKVEKLCDLCNITVNKNAVFGDSSALAPGGVRIGAPAMTSRGLVEKDFEQIGEFLHRAVVLTLEIQKEYGKLLKDFNKGLVNNKAIEDLKVDVEKFSASFDMPGFLVSELKYKD
- the LOC108318999 gene encoding LOW QUALITY PROTEIN: pentatricopeptide repeat-containing protein At1g09220, mitochondrial (The sequence of the model RefSeq protein was modified relative to this genomic sequence to represent the inferred CDS: substituted 1 base at 1 genomic stop codon), encoding MVLWSMVGKMSLLKPKHPFSLTGFVTAAAISSTTISHRFRCLEIAAPSFSPKPKHPQHLLSLLLKHPSQPQILQLVHCYIITSGLFHYPFHHTSSCLLLLNNVIRCYSRGRPFTPLSSSLLXVHPTLSHFLQYPSLDTFSFAFLSHASANPNCTRFGTQLHALVFKVGFQFHMYVQTGLLQMYSSWGLLVEAAQVFYQMPRRSLVTWNVFITGLIRWGEVELALSVFNQMPSRSVVSWTLVIDGYTRRNQPVKALTLFREMIQVDGIEPTQVTLLTVFPGIANIGCIEICQSAHGYAEKRGFNSSDIRITNALIDLYAKCGCIASVNRFLQELPDQRKNLVSWTSAISGFAMNGMGREALETFENMEKAGVSPNRVTFLSVLSACSHGGLVQEGLDFFVKMVKDCKLVPDIKHYGCMIDMLGRAARLEEAEKVASQVPHEVANAVMWRTLLGACSVHNNVEIGQRVTRKVLEMERGHGGDYVLMSNILVGVGRFKDPQRLRDMIDKRIAFKLPGYSIV